Genomic segment of Acidobacteriota bacterium:
AGTCGGCGGCGACGGCGTTCTCTTGCAGCGCCTGGCGGGCTTGCTGCAAGCGCTTCCAGGGGCTGCGAGCCCGCACCATGCGCTCCACCCGCTCGCGCTTGCTCTGGCAGCGGTGACGGGCCTTCTGCAGCTCCGTGAGGTTTTCTTCGAGCTGGCGCAGCTCGCCCTGGCAGCGGCGATACTCGGCGGCCCGCTGGCGACCTTCGGCGAGCGGTTCCTCGAGGTGCTCGAGGCGCTCTTCGAGACGGTCCAGAAGCCGGTTGCCAGGGCGCTGGCCGACGATTTCCGCCATCCGCCGGTCGAGCTCTTCGAGGGCTCCGGGCAAGGCGTCGGCGCCGGCCCCCATGCCGCGTGCGAAGAGCCGGTCGCGGGTCGCCCGATCGGTCAGGATGTCGAGCCCTTGGAGGTCTTCGAGGCCGACCGCGAAGAGGCGTTCGTAGCTCCGTCGGTCCATCCCCCAAAGCCCTTCCGGGGTCAGGGACTCGTCGCGCGCGGCGGTCGGCAGGGCTTCATCGACGATGCGGTGGGTGCGGCCTTCGAGATGCAGGGTGAGGACCCGTCCGGCGTCGGTCACCACCCGCAGCCGACCGCCGTGATTGCCCCCGGCCAGCGGCGGATAGCTGTTGCCCCGGCGCCGGCCGACTCCGAAGAGGGTCGAGCGCAGGAACTCCATCAGGGTCGTCTTGCCGGACTCGTTGGGTCCGTAGAACAGCGCCAGCCCTTTCGGCACGGCGCGCAATCCCTGGTCGTGAAAGACCCCGAAGCCGTCGATGTGAAAGCTGTCGATATGCACCGGCGGGGCCTCAGGTGGGAGTTTCGCCGCCATCGGCGAGCAGGTCGAGGCCGAGGGCTTCGGCTTCGTCGATGAGGGCGAGGAGCTCATGGTCCTCCATCGTCCGCACGATCGCCGCCAGGCGAGCGAACTCGCCGCGTCGGCCAAGGCGCTGCCGAATCTCTTCGGCTGGCGCCGTCTGCTCGCGCAGGCGGTCGGTGGCGCGGAGGAAATCACCCAGGGAGGACTCTTGCCGTCGCAGTTCGGCGGCGTCGAGGGCCGGCCGCGAGGCGATGCGCACGGATTCGATCCACACCTGGTCGTCGCGGTCCTTCTCACCGCGGCGCAGCGGTTGGGCCAGGTCGCGCTCGGCATCGATCTGCTGCAGAAGCTTGTGCAGGGGACCGCGACCGATCAGCTCGAGCCGGAGGACCGTCGGCCGCGGCCGCCCGTCCGGCTCGCGGGAACGCTCCCGTTCGCCGGCGATGACCTGATGGATCTTGTCGAGTAGCCGTTCGAGGTCGGGCACCTCGGCGATGTCGAGCAGAGCCCGGGACCAGCGGACGACGTCCGTGGCGACGAAGCGCGGGTGGGTCCGGTAGCCACCCTCTTCGAGGGCTTCGACATCGACCAGGAAGCAGCCGTGGGGTCCGATCTCGCGCGGGTGCCGGCCTTGGGGTGTGCCGGCGTAGACCACCGTCGGATGTTCGTCGCCGAGCACCCGTGGGGCGTGGGAGTGGCCGAGGGCCCAGTAGTCGACGCCGGAGCGCTCGAGGTCGGTGAAGGAGCACGGTGCGTAGGGTGACGCCGTCTGCCCTTCGACCACCTCGCAGTGGAGCACGCCGATGGAGAAGGTGTCACCGCTGGCGGCGAAGCGCTGCGCCAGGTTCTCCTCGACCACCCGTTGGGCGTAGCTGATGCCGTAGACCGCGGCGAGGTCTTCGCCGCGTCGCCGCACCAGCACGCGCTCGATGCGATCACCGCCAAAGCGGTGGGCTCCCGGTGGCAGGGCGAGGCCGGCGTCCCAGCCGGACAGGGGGTCGTGGTTGCCGTGCGCCACGAAGCAGCGGATGCCCTCGTCGGTCACCCGCTCGAGGCCGGCGCGAAATCGCAGCTGCGCCGCCAGGCTGCTGCTCGCCGAGTCGTAGACGTCGCCGGCGACGATCAAGAAGTCGGCTTCTTCCCGAATCGCCAGGTCGACCACCCGCTCGAAGGCCTGGAAGGTCGAGGCGCGCAGGGTCTCGGCGATCTCCGGATCGACCGTGGCGAGCCCTTCGAAGGGGCTGTCGAGATGCAGATCCGCACAGTGGACGAAGCGCAGGATTCGGCGGGAAGACATGCCAGTCGGGCTCTTTTTTCGATGGATGGATCGATCGATGCGCATGGTAAGGGTTGAGAGGGGGGATTGACAAGCGATGCCCGGCCGACGACTCGACCGAAGACGAGGAAAACGGCCTTTCCGCGCGTTCAATTCTCGGCGGGTCCTCGCCGGTGCTGGGGTACGATGGGCGCCATCGAATCCACCCTCGAAATCGCCGCGCCGGCGTGGTCGTAGACGCCCTGCTCAGAGATGAAAGACGAAACCGTTCTCGGCATCGACAACATTGCCCTCGAGCTGCCCATCGCGGGCCTCGGCAGTCGGTCCCTCGCCGTCACCATCGACTACTTCCTGATGACGGTGATCAATGTGGCGCTGATCTTCTTGCTGATCTTCGTCGGCGACGAGCTCTTCGATGGTGGTTGGATCGTGGCGCTGATGGCGCTGGTCGGATTCTTGGTCCATTGGGGCTACTTTGCGGTCAGCGAGATCGTCTTCGGCGGTCAGACCCTCGGCAAGAAGGCCTTGCGCCTGCGGGTGGTGACCCGCCAGGGTGGGCGACCCGGAATCTGGGCACTGTTGATTCGCAACTTCATCCGGGTCGTCGACCTGATCGTCGGAGTGCCTCTGATCGCCTTCGATCCCTTGGCCCGGCGCCTCGGCGACCGCCTCGGTGGAACCTTGGTGGTGCACGGCCGGGAGCCCGGCCACGAGGTCGTCCTCGGCCGCACGCCGGCGACCTGGGGTAGCCGTGAGGTGGCCCTCGCCGAGTCCTTTCTGCGGCGCAGCGACGAGCTCGACCGGGCGCAGTCGATTCTCCTCGCTCGGCGCCTGCTACGGCTGGTCGAGCGGGACGAGCCGGAGCTGCTCGCCGGCGCCAACCTCGAGGATCCCTTGGAGGCCTTGCGGCAGGCCCTCGACGTCCGCGAGCGATGAACGGCTATCAGCGCTTCGTCGCCGGCCGAGAGCCGGTTTGGGATGCCTTCGAGCAGTCCCTCGAGAAGGCCGGGCCGAAGCTGCGCCGTGTCGGCTACGAGGACCTCGAGCAACTGTCCTTTCGCTACCGGCAGATTCTTCACGATCATGCCTTGGCGGCGCAGCGCTTTCCCGAAACCGGCGCCGCTCGCCGCCTGCGCCGCCTAGCCCTCGAGGGAACGCGCCGTCTCGCCGGCGAGAACCGGGGGCGGCGGCGGGGCCTCGGGCATTTCTTCGCGCAGCGCTTCCCGCGCGCCTTCCGCGCCCAGGCCGGGACGACGGCGGTGGCGGTGATCATCTTCCTCGGGGCGGTCGCCCTCGGGCTGATCGCGGCGGCGGCGCGGCCGGAGCTGGGGGTCGCCTTCGTCGGCGAAGAGGCGCGCCAGGGGCTGGCCGAGGGCGAGCTCTGGACCGAAGCCCTCGGCACCACCGTGCCGTCGTCGACGGCGTCATCGGAGATCGCCACCAACAACATGTCGGTCGCGATGACGGCCTGGGCCGGCGGTGCCCTGGCAGGCCTCCTCAGCCTCTACATCCTGCTCCTCAACGGCGTCATGCTCGGCGCTGTGCTGAGCCTCACGATGCACTACGCCATGGCGGGGCAGCTGTTCGAGTTCATCGCCGCCCACGGTCCCCTGGAGCTGACCCTGATCGTGGTCTCGGCGGCGGCCGGTCTGACCCTCGGGAAGGCTCTGGTGGCGGCCGATGATCGTCCGCGCGGCGTGGCTCTGGCCGATGCCGCTCGCAGCTCGCTGACGGTCATGCTCGGCTGTCTGCCCTGGTTGCTGGTGCTGGGGGTGGTCGAAGGCTACATCTCGCCCGCTCCGGGAGTGCCGGCGGTGGTCAAGACGGCCGTCGGCCTTTCCCTGCAAGGAATCTTTCTGATACTCGCCTGGAACCCCTGGCTGAAGGAGGCTGACTCTTGACGACGGCTCGCATTCTTCCGTTCCGCATGCTCCTCGATGAGGGCATGAAGCTCACCCGCAGCCGCCTCCGGCAGCTCTACCTGCCCTTTGCGTTGCCGATGGTGGGGATTTCGGTGCTCACCGTCCTGGCCCAGCTCGGCATGATGCAGCGCTTCTCGGTCGGTGACATGGCCGGCGGCGCCGTCATCATCTTCGCCATGCTGCTGGTGGCGATGTTGAGCTACCTGGTCTATGTGGCGGTGGCGGTCACGGCTCTCGATGTGGTTGCGGACCGGGCGGTCGACTTCCGACGAGCCTATCTCTTCGCCCTCAGGCCGAGAGCCTTCGGGACTCTGCTGCTGATCGGCATCCTGGTCTTCTTCGCCTTCTTGGCCTGTCTGGTTCCGGCTTTCTACGTGATTCCTCTGCTCAGCTTCTGCCTCCCGGCGATGGTCGAGGAAGGGCGCTATGGGAGCCGCGCCATCGAGCGCAGCGTCGAGCTCGCCGGTCTGAATCCGCTGGACAACTTCCCCCACAACCCCCTGATGCGGGCCTTCGCCCTGGTGGTGGTCGGCATGGTGCTGTCGTGGGCGATCTCGTTTCTCATCCAGTTGCCGTTCGAGATCTTGCGCCAGGTACTGATCTTGCGCGATATCGGCGTTGGTGAAGATCCCTTCGCGATCCAGGCGTCGCCGGTGTCGCTCTCGCTGCAGCTCGCCGGCTCGGTGCTCGGAGTCCTGGCCTCGACGGTGCTCTCCCTCTACATCAGCCATTGCTCGGCGCTGCTCTACCACGACACCGTGCGGCGTCGCGAAGGGGGAGACCTCGAAGCCGCCCTCGGTGAGCTCGACCGCATGGCACCGGGCAGCGGCGACGTCGCCACGGCGCCCGCGGCGGTGAATCCCGGCGTGGTAGCCGGCGGTGGCGGTGCTCCGGCCGCGCCACCGGCGCTGGATGCCGAGACGGCGGTGGAAGGAAGCGCTGCCGGCCCGGCAGAGGGGGGCGCCGCGGAGGAGGATGGCGCGGCCCAGGATCCCTTGCCGCGGGATGAGGATCCCATCCGTTGAGGCGCCGTTGGCTCGTTCTCGCGCTGGTCGCGGGCCTGGTCGGTGGTGAAGGCTTCGCCAGCGCGGCCGGCGAGCCGGCCGCTGCGCCCCGCAGTGCCGACGGTGGTGCCGACCAGACGGAGCAGGAGCCTCCAGAGTCCGAAGCCCCGGCCGGAGACGAAGCGGAGCTCTCGGAGTACGAGCCGGTCGATCTCGCCGCGGTAGCGGCCGATCGTGAGGGTCTCGAGGGCATCTATCGCCAACAGAAGATCGTCGCCCGAGCCGAGGAGCCCGGTGCCGCCGATTACCTGTCCTACGCCATCAAGACCTGGTTCGAGACCCTGACCCGACGGGTGGTCTTGCCCAGCCTGGCTCCGAAGACGGTCCTGGTGTTGATCGCCTCGGTGGTGATCGCCTCGGCGCTGACCGTTTTCGCCTGGTTCCTCCTGGCGCTGGTCGGCCAGCGCCGCCCGCGGCGGCGCGCGACCTTGGCCGGCCCGCTGGTCGGCGAGCCGGCCGACGGGCCCCTCGATGCCACCGCCTGGTGGCGGATTTTCGGTCAGCGGCTGCGGTCTGGCGATGCCGACGCTGCCCTCGAAGCGCTGTGGTGGTGGCTAGCCCGCTCGCTGGCGGGCTCCGAGGCCGATCCGAGCTGGACCGGGCGTGAGCTCCTGAGGCGTGCCGAGCGCCTCGATCTCAGGGATTCCGTGGGGCGCCTCGATCGCCTGCGCTACGGTCCGGAGGGCGCCGCCCTCGGCGAGGTCGAGCGCCTCGCCAGCCGCCTGGAGGCAAGCCTCTCGTGAAACGGCTGCTGATCGTCGGCTCGGTGCTGCTGGTGGTGATGGTGCTGGCGGTGCTGCTGGCCGACCACAGTCCGCCGGCGAGCTCCCTGTCGAAACGCGCCGGTGGGTTGCTGGCGGCGCGGCAGCTGGTGGAGCTTCAGGGGGTGGCGACGGAAACCCTCGATCGCGATCCCGAAACCCTCGAAGAGGAGCTTTCCGGGACCTTGGTTTCGATTTTCCCGTGGCGCCTTTTTTCGCTGCGCTCGGAGGAGCGCGGGGAGTTCCTGCGGCGCTGGCGCGGCACCGCGATCCTGCTCTATTCGGGCAATCTGAACGACGACGAGGACACCACCTTCGGGTCCTTCGACATGCCCCTCGCCGCGGTGCGCGACGATCCCCCGGTGGCGCCGGCGGAGTGGTTTCGCTATACCCGCGAAATCTGGACCGTCGAGGCCGAGGCCGAGGGCTTCGAGCCGCTGGTCATGCCGGCCGTCACCTGGGTTCCGCTGGCGCCGGCGGGGTCGCGGGTGCTCTACCGCGCTCCCGGCGGTGAGCCGCTGGTGTTTGCCGTCGATCGCGGCGTCTCGCGCTTTTGGGTGATGCCGTTGCGGGCGGTGGTCAACTCGTCTCTGCGCCAGGGAGGCAACGCCGATCTGTTGGCTTCGTTGGCCGCCGAGGTGCCGTCGCCGTGGATTTTCGACGAGCACGCTCTCGGCGTGCGGGGAGCCGACGTTGGCGAGGACAACCCCGTCGGGCGGAGGGTCTTTTCCTTGCTCGGCCTGCACCTGCTGGTGCTCTACGGGGTGAGCGCCTGGGCCCTTGGTCGGCGATTCGGAACGCCGTGGCGGGAAGCGCCGGTGCTGGTCGGTTCGACGGCGATCTTCTTGCGCGGCCTGGGAGCGCTGCATCGACGGGCCGGCCACCATCGCGAAGTCGCCGAAGCCCTGGTGGCGCGCTCCGAAGAGCTCGACAGCCGCCTGCGCCTGGCCTCGTCCTGGCGCCGCGAGGCCGCCCGGGTGACGGCGAAGGGTTTCCTGGAGTGGGCGAGAAAACTGGCGGTACGACGCCGCTTGGGAGGAGTCGATAGTGATGAGTGAGACGCAGCAGGGGGCGGCGGTGCAGCGCCTGGTCGACGCCGTGGAAGGCACCATTCTGGGCCAGCGGGCGGTGGTGGAGTCTCTCGTCGGGGCCTATGCCTCGGGCGGTCATGTGCTTCTCGAGGGCATGCCGGGATTGGGCAAGACGCTGCTTGCCCGCACCTTTGCGGATTGTCTCGGGGTGCCCTTCCGGCGGGTGCAGTTCACCCCCGACCTGATGCCGGCGGACCTCCTCGGCACCAACGTTTTCGAGGCCTCGAGCCAGAGCTTTCGCCTGCTCAAGGGGCCGGTGTTCACGCAGATCCTGATGGCCGACGAGATCAACCGCACGCCGCCCAAGACTCAGGCGGCGCTGCTCGAGGCGATGGAGGAGGGGCAGGTGACGATCGACGGCGAGGCCCACCGTCTGGCGGAGGGATTCTTCGTCATCGCGACGCAGAATCCGATCGAGCTCGAAGGGGTCTATCCGCTGCCGGAGGCCCAGCTCGACCGCTTCCAGATGCGCATCCGCCTCGACGTTCCCGCCAAGGAAGCCGAGATCGAGCTCTATCGGCGGGCCTTGGCCGGAACCCTCGGGGCGGCGCCGGCGGAGCCGGCCCTGAACGCCGACGAGGCCCTCGGTCTGCGCCAGGCGGCGGGTGCCGTACACGTCGCCGACGA
This window contains:
- a CDS encoding DNA repair exonuclease, encoding MSSRRILRFVHCADLHLDSPFEGLATVDPEIAETLRASTFQAFERVVDLAIREEADFLIVAGDVYDSASSSLAAQLRFRAGLERVTDEGIRCFVAHGNHDPLSGWDAGLALPPGAHRFGGDRIERVLVRRRGEDLAAVYGISYAQRVVEENLAQRFAASGDTFSIGVLHCEVVEGQTASPYAPCSFTDLERSGVDYWALGHSHAPRVLGDEHPTVVYAGTPQGRHPREIGPHGCFLVDVEALEEGGYRTHPRFVATDVVRWSRALLDIAEVPDLERLLDKIHQVIAGERERSREPDGRPRPTVLRLELIGRGPLHKLLQQIDAERDLAQPLRRGEKDRDDQVWIESVRIASRPALDAAELRRQESSLGDFLRATDRLREQTAPAEEIRQRLGRRGEFARLAAIVRTMEDHELLALIDEAEALGLDLLADGGETPT
- a CDS encoding RDD family protein, whose translation is MKDETVLGIDNIALELPIAGLGSRSLAVTIDYFLMTVINVALIFLLIFVGDELFDGGWIVALMALVGFLVHWGYFAVSEIVFGGQTLGKKALRLRVVTRQGGRPGIWALLIRNFIRVVDLIVGVPLIAFDPLARRLGDRLGGTLVVHGREPGHEVVLGRTPATWGSREVALAESFLRRSDELDRAQSILLARRLLRLVERDEPELLAGANLEDPLEALRQALDVRER
- a CDS encoding stage II sporulation protein M; amino-acid sequence: MNGYQRFVAGREPVWDAFEQSLEKAGPKLRRVGYEDLEQLSFRYRQILHDHALAAQRFPETGAARRLRRLALEGTRRLAGENRGRRRGLGHFFAQRFPRAFRAQAGTTAVAVIIFLGAVALGLIAAAARPELGVAFVGEEARQGLAEGELWTEALGTTVPSSTASSEIATNNMSVAMTAWAGGALAGLLSLYILLLNGVMLGAVLSLTMHYAMAGQLFEFIAAHGPLELTLIVVSAAAGLTLGKALVAADDRPRGVALADAARSSLTVMLGCLPWLLVLGVVEGYISPAPGVPAVVKTAVGLSLQGIFLILAWNPWLKEADS
- a CDS encoding MoxR family ATPase; its protein translation is MSETQQGAAVQRLVDAVEGTILGQRAVVESLVGAYASGGHVLLEGMPGLGKTLLARTFADCLGVPFRRVQFTPDLMPADLLGTNVFEASSQSFRLLKGPVFTQILMADEINRTPPKTQAALLEAMEEGQVTIDGEAHRLAEGFFVIATQNPIELEGVYPLPEAQLDRFQMRIRLDVPAKEAEIELYRRALAGTLGAAPAEPALNADEALGLRQAAGAVHVADELLDYLWRLAEAVRRSPHLEIGVSPRGALALLGAARSSALIEGRDFVLPDDLKRFLDACWGHRILLQAESELEGHTPASVLSSLADEVEVPH